One genomic window of Cannabis sativa cultivar Pink pepper isolate KNU-18-1 chromosome 2, ASM2916894v1, whole genome shotgun sequence includes the following:
- the LOC115720788 gene encoding putative F-box protein At3g16210 translates to MASSINLPEELIIEIMSWLSPESLIQFKCVGKYWYKLVTFLLNDPSFIVKHLRNQNDSNNIFFSPSIAVSCLRIYDTPVYTYKELFALISVPNSNQNDAVYEDMNLPIIPGEKDMSSQTISHCNGVVCVADYYHNIILSNPAMKNSRVLPKPGLMGRFVLQGVGFGYDSRNNDYKVVRFGRDQSIYPRAEVYSLNSDSWKEIGIDSGTDYFPSLHIDTYFNGAFYWLMSGPRFMIQYFDMSDEVFRDVTLPESLQTAKSQWMSLGVWNDSVALFFCPGEKGTPVTVDIWVMNEECVNGPDSWKKGLTIGPFEGIDCPLGFCNEEEFVMRSANFREVVCYNVRTQNLRNIKVEGLDGIGCRALSYVKSLVSVQTRNEK, encoded by the coding sequence ATGGCAAGCTCCATTAATCTTCCGGAAGAATTGATCATAGAGATTATGTCATGGCTTTCCCCTGAGTCTCTGATCCAATTCAAATGCGTTGGCAAGTACTGGTACAAACTCGTGACTTTCCTTCTCAACGATCCATCTTTCATCGTCAAACATCTCCGAAATCAAAACGACAGCAACAACATCTTCTTCTCTCCAAGCATTGCCGTGAGTTGTCTGCGCATATACGATACCCCTGTTTACACCTACAAAGAGCTTTTCGCTTTGATCTCGGTTCCGAATTCCAATCAAAACGACGCCGTTTATGAAGATATGAACCTCCCAATCATTCCGGGGGAGAAAGATATGAGTAGCCAAACCATAAGTCACTGCAACGGAGTCGTTTGTGTAGCCGATTACTACCACAACATTATCTTATCCAATCCGGCTATGAAAAACTCCCGGGTTCTGCCCAAACCCGGTCTCATGGGTCGATTCGTGTTGCAAGGAGTCGGGTTCGGGTACGATTCCAGAAACAATGACTATAAAGTCGTCAGGTTTGGTCGTGACCAATCTATTTACCCCAGAGCTGAGGTTTACAGCTTGAATTCCGATTCATGGAAAGAGATCGGAATCGATTCCGGGACCGATTACTTTCCGAGTCTCCACATCGACACTTACTTTAATGGAGCTTTCTACTGGCTCATGTCGGGCCCCAGGTTCATGATCCAATATTTCGACATGTCCGATGAGGTGTTCCGTGATGTTACGTTACCGGAAAGTCTTCAAACGGCGAAGTCGCAGTGGATGAGCCTCGGGGTTTGGAATGATTCCGTTGCGCTGTTTTTCTGTCCCGGAGAGAAAGGGACTCCGGTCACTGTTGATATTTGGGTCATGAATGAAGAATGTGTTAATGGGCCTGATTCTTGGAAGAAAGGTTTGACAATTGGGCCTTTTGAAGGGATTGATTGCCCATTGGGCTTTTgtaatgaagaagaatttgttATGAGATCAGCCAACTTTAGGGAGGTAGTGTGTTATAATGTTCGAACCCAAAATCTTAGGAATATAAAGGTTGAAGGTTTGGATGGAATTGGTTGTCGAGCTCTTTCTTACGTGAAGAGTTTGGTTTCCGTACAAACCAGGAATGAGAAATGA